The Oscillospiraceae bacterium genome contains the following window.
AAGCACCGAAAAGACGGTTGCCAGCACCTTGCCGCCCTTGCCCTTGAACGCGGCGCGGATATAAAACGCCGGGCCGCCGGTCACATGGCCGTTCACCGTGGTACGGTAGTGCTGCGCCAGCACGGCCTCTGCATAGATGGTGGCCATGCCGAAAAACGCCGACACCCATGTCCAGAACAGCGCGCCCGGGCCGCCGCTGACCAGTGCGGTGGCGCAGCCCGTAATGTTGCCGGTGCCAACCTGCGCCGCAATGGCGGTCGTCAGCGCCTGAAAGCTGCTCATGCCCTCGGCGTCAGCCTTTTTGCCGCGCAGCGTAAAGCCGCCGAACACCCGATGAACCCCCTCGCCAAAGCGGCGCACCTGCACGCCGCGCAGCCGCACGGTAAAATAGAGGCCCGTGCCAACCAACAAAAACAACAGCAGCGAGTTCCACAGAACATCGCTGAACTGCTCGATCCATGCCGTAAATACTGCCATGTTTTCCCCCTGTTATTACACCATTTTACTTTCCGTGCCACCGCCGCCGCAGGGCGAGTGACTTAATAACTATACAATGATTTGCGTATAAAGTCAAGTGTATTTGCTTCGCGTACAACTTGGCAGCCTGAGGCATAAAAAATATTTTGCAGATCCTCCTCCGTGTAACATCGGGGACACAACTGCATGGTACACTGGCCGCAAACAGGAAAGGAGAAATGCTCCATGAAAAAGTATCTGCCCTTGCTTGCAGCCGCCTTGGCCCTGACCGCCTGCAGCGCTGCGCCTGAATCTACCCCCGCACCGATGCAGACACCTGCTGCAGAGAACGCTACCGGCGAGGAAAGCGCAGCAGCGTTCCCCATTGGGGAACTGCGCGCATATAACGACTGGATGCACTGCACAGACACAGCCTATTACACGCTGTATAGCCAAGAGGGCACAACAAATATTGTAGGGCTGAAGTTGGACTATGCCAACGGTGTGCAGACCAAGGTAATGTCGCTTGATTTAGCCAACGATGCTTTGTACTCCGATTGGTTTGTCACAAATGATAATGTGGTTCGCGTATTTTTAGCAGACGAGGACGGATCGGAGTTTCGTTTTAAAAGCTTTTACCCGGATGGCCGCAGTGAAGAACGGACTGCCAGTCAGGAAATTACGCCAGTTATTTATGACGAGTACGCGGCCTATGTCCTGCGCGACAAGTATGTCGCCAGACTGGACTGGCAGACCGGGGAGGTTACGACATGGAGCGCATCTATCCCGCAGATAAGCGAGATACTTGGCGTTGCGCACAACAAGGTAGTGCTGACCCGCATTGTATCCGATATGCCGCTGCCTACAGACAATGAAATGTGTGAGGCTGTGCTTCAAAACTCCCTGATGGAATACGATCTATACGATGTATCGTCTAATACATTGGAAAAACTATTTGATGAGCCGTACTACCCGGAGGGAGGCGGCAGCCGGAAATCCTACTTGGGATACCGTGGTGATATGCTGTACTTTGACCAGTCGAGACCGGATGGCGATGACATCACAAAGGTTTTGTGGGGGTACGACTGTTCGGCGGGGACATTGCAGGAGTTATACGCAGAGAAATCGACCGGATGTATGGGCGGCTATAGCACCCCACAGGGATTTACACGCAGTGGGCAGCTGGAGTTTTTGTTTCTGCAAAGCACATCAGACACGCTGCATATTTACAAAACAGCCAACGGACAGGTGTACAAGGTGCCCTACCACGACCCGACTTTGGATGCGGCCTACGGCAATGCCGAAAATTACGGCCGCCCCATTGCCCTGACCGGCGATGGTCGGGTGCTTGTAACGGATGGTTATGTCCAGCGGGACGGTTACCCGGCAGATGCCTACGGCCTGATCGACCTTGACGCCTACCTCTCCGGCAGCACCGACTATACCCCGGTACAGATGTGGCAGGATCAGTAGGGGTGCGGCGTTCCCTACCTACAGATGAACCGCAAAAGGGATGCGCCGTCAGGCTGCGGGCCGGGCATGCCCGGCCCCTACAAGCAGGCGGAAGGTTTATGGCAACGATTGTAGGGGGCGGCGTCCTCGACGCCCCGCAGGTCAGCAGCCCTTCCCGGGTCATGTGTAGGGCGGCCAGCCCTCTGGCCGCCGCGGCCGTTTGCGGCGGCGGAAGGTACCCGGGAGGGATAAATCCCTCCCCTACAAACAAAAAAGCAAGAGCCGCTCCACTCGGGGCGGCTCTTGCTGTATGGATAAAATTACTTATTCTTTTTGCTGGCGGCCTTCATGCGCAGGTCGTGGTCCAGAATGCGCTTGCGGATGCGCAGGTTCTCGGGGGTGACCTCAAGCAGCTCATCGGGAGCCAGGAACTCAAGGCAGCCCTCAAGGCTGAACTTGGAAACGGGCACCAGACGCAGGGCGTCGTCACTGCCGGAGGCGCGGGTGTTGGTCAGGTGCTTGGTCTTGCAGACATTGACGGTGATGTCCTCGCCGGTCGGGGTGTAGCCCACGACCTCGCCTGCGTAAACCTTCTCGCCGGCGTTGACGATCAGGGTGCCGCGCTGCTGGGCGTTGAACAGGCCGTAGGTGACGGCATCGCCGGTCTCAAAGCTGATCAGGGAGCCGGTGGAGCGGGTCTGGATGTCGCCGCACCATTCCTCGTAGCCGTCAAAAATCGTGTTCATGATGCCTTCACCGTGGGTGTCGGTCAGGAACTGGCTGCGATAGCCGAACAGGCCGCGGCTGGGCATACGGAACTCGATGCGGGAACGGCTGTTCATCATCTGCATGTTCATCAGGATGGCCTTGCGGGCGCCCAGTGCGGTCATGACATTGCCCTGATAGATCTCGGGCACATCAATCACAACGCGCTCCATAGGCTCCATGACCTTGCCGTTCTCCTCATGAGTCAGAACATGCGGGGGGCTGACCTGCAGCTCATAGCCTTCGCGGCGCATCGTCTCGATCAGGATGGACAGGTGCATCTCGCCGCGGCCCATGACGCGGAAGGAATCGTTCGTGGCGGAATCCTCCACCTTCAGGGCAACATCCTTCAGCAGCTCGCGCATCAGGCGGTCACGGATCTGGCGGGAGGTGACATACTTGCCCTCCTTGCCGGCAAACGGGGAATCGTTGACCGAGAAGGTCATCTCGACCGTGGGGTCGTTGATCTTGACGAAGGGCAGGGGCTGCACCTTGCTGGGGTCGCAGATCGTGTTGCCGATGGAAATATCGGGCAGACCAGCAAACGCAACAATATCGCCGGCCTGTGCGCTCTCGATCGGCTCACGGCCGTTGGCCTTGAAGTCGAACAGCTTGGTGATGCGGCCGCTCATATGCACATCGGGGTTGTGCCAGTCGCAGACCTGAATCGGGCTGCCGACCTTGATGACGCCGTTCTGCACGCGGCCGACGCCCATGCGGCCGACAAAGTCGTTGTAGTCAACGCTGGAAACCAGCATCTGCAGCGGCTCATCAGGCTCGCCCTCGGGGGCCTTGACATACTTCAGGATCGTGTCGAACAGGGGCTTCAGGTCGGTGCCTGCGCTGGGATCGGTCCAGTCGTAGCTGGCGGTGCCGTTGCGGCCGGAGCAGAACACCATCGGGCTGTCCAGCTGCTCATCGGTGGCGCCAAGATCCATCAGCAGCTCAAGGATCTCGTCAATGACCTCGGCAATGCGGGCATCAGGACGGTCGATCTTGTTGACGGCGATGACCAGAGACAGGTTCTGCTGCAGCGCCTTCTGCAGAACAAAACGGGTCTGGGGCATGCAGCCCTCGGCTGCATCGACCAGCAGCAGAACGCCGTTGACCATCTTCAGAACGCGCTCGACCTCGCCGCCGAAGTCGGCGTGGCCCGGAGTATCAACGATGTTGATCTTGACGCCCTCGTACTCGCAGGAGCAGTTCTTGGCCAGAATGGTGATGCCGCGCTCACGCTCAATATCGCCGGAGTCCATGACGCGCTCGGCCACCTGCTGGTTGGCACGGAAAGCGCCGGACTGCTTCAGCATCTGGTCGACCAGCGTGGTCTTGCCGTGGTCAACGTGAGCAATGATCGCAACATTGCGGAGATTTTCCTGAATCATATACGTTCCCTCTCAAAAATGAAAATGCCGATAGACTGATATTTGCAGGGGCAAAGCCCCAATATCCACATACTATTTTATAATACGCTATAATGTCTTATTTGTCAAGAATCGCAAAAAGCAAAAATGTGTGCTATAATAATCAATATTATAGGCAGGCTGTCCAAGAATACGCTTGTAGGGGCGCATTCCATATGCGCCCGCGGGCGGAGCAGAGCCCCGCCCCTACGAACAGCCTGGGGATAAGAGGGGCAATAAGAGAGGAACACACCTATGGCAAACGCGACCCGCCACATCAATATCATCGGCCACCAGAACCCGGATACGGACTCGATCTGCTCCGCACTGGCGTATGCATGGCTGAAAAACCGCGGCAGCCTCAACGGTCTGTATGAGGCCCGCCGCGCCGGGCATGTAAACCGTGAAACGCGGTTTGTCCTGCAGCATTTCGGCATCGAGGCACCTCGCCTCTGCACCGATGTCAGCCCGCAGATCAAGGACATCGACATCCGCAAGCAGGCCGGCATTGACGGCGAGATGAGCGTGCGCGCCGCATGGAACCTGATGCGCGATGTCGAGATCGACACGCTCTGCATCGTGGACAGCGACAACGAGCTGCAGGGCCTGATCACGATCAAGGATATTGCCGATGCGAACATGGACCTGTTCGACACGGCAGTGCTGGCCGCGGCCAACACCCGCTGCACGAACCTGCTGGAAACGCTGGAGGCTGAGCTGGTGGTCGGCAGCGCCGACGCCCACATTGACAGCGGCAATATCTGCATCGGCACCAGCCCGGAAATCATGGAGGAGCTGGTCAAGCCCGGGGACATTGTGCTTGTTTCCAACCGGTACGAGACCCAGATGTGCGCCATCGACTGCGGCGCGCAGGCCATCGTAGTCTGCTGCGGCTCTGCGGTGCCGCGCACCATCATTGCCCGCGCGCAGGAGAAGGGCTGCGCGGTGCTGGCAACCCCCTACAACACCTACGCCGCCGCGCGGCTCATCTCGACCGCAGCGCCGGTGCGCCACTTTATGCGCACGAAGGAGCTGCTGAAATTCAGCGTCAATACGCCGATTGAGGACGCGCAGAAGGTCATGGCGAGTGTCCGCCACCGCTATTTCCCGATTCTGGACGAGAACGGCAAATACTGCGGTGTCGTCAGCCGCCGTAACCTGTTGAACCTCCACCGCAAGCAGCTGATTCTGGTCGATCACAACGAGCGCACCCAGGCCGTGGATGGTCTGGACGAGGCGGAGATTCTGGAGATCATCGACCACCACCGCATCGGCAATCTGGAAACGACCGGCCCGGTGTATTTCCGCAATGTGCCGGTGGGCTGCACGGCCACGATTTTGTATCAGATGTATCAGGAGCAGGGCATGACCCCCAGCCGCGAGATCGCGGGCCTGCTTTTGTCGGCAATTCTGTCCGATACGCTGGTGTTCCGGTCCCCGACCTCCACCCCGCAGGACGAAGCCGCCGCTAAGGCGCTGGCCGCGCTGGCAGGCGAGGACATCCCGACATATGCCGAGCAGATGTTTGAGGCCGGCGCCGACCTGACCGGCCGCACGGCGGAGGATGTATTCAGCTCGGACTTCAAGGCATTCAGCCGCGGCGATGTCAAGTTCGGTGTCGGGCAGTCCACCTACATGACCGACAAGTCCCGCGCCGCCGCCGAGGCGCTTGTGGAGCCGTATCTGCCCGAGGCGAGCCGCCGCGAGGGGCTGCCGCTGATCTTCTACATGTTCACCGACATGAAGACCCAAAGCACCGACCTGATGTGCTACGGCCGCAACGCCGAGGAGATCATCCGCGATGCGTTCCATGTCGAGCCGGAGGGCAGCATGGCGCGCCTGCCCGGCGTTGTCAGCCGCAAAAAGCAGCTGATCCCCCCGCTGCTGGCGGCGCTGCAGGCCCGGCAGTGACCGATTAACGGCAGCCTCCCGGGAGGTCGCTTTCTTTTGACAGCAAAAGAAAGCTTGCAAAGAAAACTGCCGCTGTTTCGACGCAGCGGACCCGCGACCTAGGGGCTGCACGCCCCTAGGAACCCCAAAGAGGAAGTCGGAAGCTTCGGCGGCTAAACGGACGCAGTATTACTGTCCGTTCTTAACGCCCCCGCCCCTTCCTCCACTTTAAATTCGGGTGTTCCCCCGAACCCCCCGCAGGGATAAACTTCTTATCGCCCTGTAGGGGCCGGGCATGCCCGGCCCGCAGCCTTGCGTCAGCTCCCGGTTTCGCTTTGTGCCCCCTTGTATGTTACATCGTAGGGAGGGGTCTTGACCCCTCCGCTACCTTCCGTTAAATTGCCGTCAACGGTTCATCCGTAGGGGAGGGATTCATCCCTCCCGGGTCGTTCGCCTCGCCGCGCACCTCCGCGGGGCGTCGAGGACGCCGCCCCCTACATTCCATTGCCGTAAACCTTCCGGCCGCCCTGTAGGGGCCGGGCATGCCCGGCCCGCAGCTTACCGCTAAATCCCTTTTATGGTTCAATCCGTAGGGGAGGGATTCATTCCTCACACACACCTTCCCATCACCACCCATTACACAAAAAAGGACGCACAACCGTAAAGGTCATGCGTCCTTTATTTTTATGCCAGCTTTTTTATGGCCTTGCCAAGCGGACGGCTTACCGCTGTCAGCACGGCGGCAAGCGCAAAGCTGGCCGCCAGATACACCGGGAACATCCCGGCCAGCGGCAAATTGAACCGCGCCACGAACCGCAGGAACACCAGTGTCAGCAAGACATGATGAACCAGATACACCCCGTAGCACCAGCCTGCCAGCCGCCGCAGGGCGGGACAGAACCGCGCAGGCATCCGCTGCCCGGCGGCGTATACCGCCCAGAACAGCACCGCCGCCACCGCCAGCAGTACGGCAAGCCGCGGCACGGCCGTCACCCGGAGCAGCGGCAGCGTCAGCAGCCCGGCGGCCAGCCATTTCGGCGGTGCAGCGTCTTTTTGCAAAAAGCTGCCGAACCACACCCCCAGCGCAAACGCCGGCAGGCGGCCCAGCACGGTGTGCCCGGCCTCCCACGGGGCGGGGCAGATGAGCGGCCAGACAACGGCCAGCGCTGCCATGCAGACGGCCAGCCCCCTGCGGCGCAGCTGCGTCTCCATACACCACAACAGCAGCGGGAACACGAGATACAAAATCAGGATAACGCCCAAAAACCACTCACCAATTTTGTAGAAGGTGACAGTCACGGGGGTCAGGTAGCCGTCCAGCCCCAGCAGCGAGAAGATGACCCGCCAGCGCGGGATGTCGGCGTTGTTGCCGTGCAGCACCTCGCCGTAGAGGAACAGCGCCGCAAAGCCCAGCCAAAACGCCGGGTAGGTGGCGGCGGCACGGCCCGCAAGATAGCGCCGCAGGGCAAACCGCCCCTGCCATTGCAGGCAGAGCGCCGCGCCCGAAAGCAGAAAGAACCACGCCAGCCCCAGCTCCACCCAGTCGGCCATGCCCCGGCTGATCAGCGCCGTGGGCACTGCAAAGCCAAGGCGCGCGGCCTCGATGCAATAGTGATAGCACAGCACCGGCAGCAGCGCCGCCAGACGAACTACATCCAGGCCGGGCCGATAATGCATGGGCATCTCAGGCAGCGACAGCGCCGAAGGCGGATACACCCAGCACACTCAGCGCGCCCATGATGCAGCCTGCCAGCAGTACGCCGCCCATGCAGGCGCGGACGCTGGACTTGAAGTCCATGTCAAGCAGGCTGGCGGCCAGTGTGCCGGTCCATGCACCTGTGCCGGGCAGCGGAATGCCGACAAACAGCAGCAGCGCCCACGGCAGGCCGCGGCCGGCCTTGGCCTTCAGCTTCTCGCCGCCCTTGTGGCCCTTCTCAAGGCAGAAGGTGAAAAACTTGCCGATGACCGGCTTATCCGCGCCCCACTCCAGCACCTTGCGTGCAAAGAAGAAGATGAACGGAACCGGGATCATGTTGCCGATGATGGCAATGATGTACACCTGCCACAGCGGCAGGCCCAGCCCCACGCCGACGGGGATCGCGCCGCGCAGCTCAATGATGGGAACCATCGAAATGAAGAAAACGCTCAGATACTTTGACAGCATTTGAAAACCTCGCTTAGTCGTTAAAACAATAGTACAGACAAAATTAATTATACAGGAGATTGCCGCCCCATGCAAGGGGGCGCAGTGTAAAATCGGCGGCAAAATCCCCCTGCGGTTTGGTGCAAACTGTGCAGTTTCAAATGGATTTGCAAAGAGGGGGCAGGCCGTAAGGTTTACTGCTGCCGCAAGCGGGCACGGCGGCCAGAGGGCTGGCCGCCCTACGCATGACCCGGGAAGGACTGCTGGCCTGCGGGGCGTAGGGGACGCCGCCCCCTACGGTGATGGCCCGCAGGGACGCCCCCTTGACAAAGGCGGTTAGTCTATGCTATCTTATAAGTGGTTAGAAAAAACTAACCAAATAGTATCGCAATGTCCCATTCCGGGCATACTGGAAAAGAGTATTCATAGAAAGGATTTTGCACCATGAGCTATCTTGAAATTGAAAAGGTCATTGGCCGTGAGATCATCGACTCCCGCGGCAACCCCACGGTGGAGGCCGAGGTCTGGCTGGCGGACGGCACCGTGGGCCGGGGCGCGGCCCCCAGCGGCGCATCCACCGGCGAGTTTGAGGCACTGGAGCTGCGCGACGGCGATAAAAGCCGCTTCGGCGGCAAGGGCGTCAGCAAGGCGGTGGAGAACATCAACACCGTCATCAACGCGGCGCTGGTCGGCCTTGATGCCGCCGACACCTACGCCGTGGATGCCGCCATGCTGCAGGCGGACGGCACAAAGGACAAGTCCAACCTCGGCGCAAACGCCATACTGGCGGTGTCCATCGCAGCGGCCCGCGCGGCGGCCGCCTCGCTTGAGCTGCCGCTCTACCGCTTTTTGGGCGGTGTGTCCGGCAACAAGCTGCCGGTGCCGATGATGAACATCCTGAACGGCGGCGCCCATGCCGCCAACACCGTGGATGTGCAGGAGTTCATGATCATGCCCGCTGGTGCGCCCAGCTTCCGCGAGGGGCTGCGCTGGTGTACCGAGGTGTTCCACGCGCTGCAGGCGCTGCTGAAGGAGAAGGGGCTTGCGACCTCTGTCGGTGATGAGGGCGGCTTTGCGCCCGACCTTGCCAGCGATGAGGAGGCCATTCAGTATATCCTTGCCGCCATCGAGAAGGCCGGCTACCAGCCCGGCAGGGATTTTGTGCTGGCCATGGACGCCGCGTCCAGCGAGTGGAAGGGCAGCAAAAAGGGCGAGTACAAGCTGCCCAAGTGCGGCAAGGTGTTCACCAGCGAGGAGCTGGTCGCACACTGGAAGCAGCTGGTCGAGAAGTACCCCATCTACTCCATCGAGGACGGTCTTGATGAGGAGGACTGGGAGGGCTGGCAGCAGATGACGAAGGAACTGGGCGGCAAGGTCCAGTTGGTCGGCGATGACCTGTTTGTCACCAACACCGAGCGTCTGGCCAAGGGCATTGGCTTGGGCTGCGGCAACTCGATCCTCATCAAGCTGAACCAGATCGGCTCTGTTTCCGAGACACTCGAGGCGATCAAGATGGCGCACAAGGCGGGCTACACCGCCATTGCGTCCCACCGCTCCGGCGAGACGGAGGACACCACGATCGCCGATCTGGCTGTGGCGCTGAACACCTGCCAGATCAAGACCGGCGCCCCCAGCCGCAGCGAGCGCGTTGCCAAATATAACCAGCTGCTCCGCATCGAGGAGGAACTCGGCCGCGCCGCGCAGTATCCGGGATTTGGGGCGTTTAACATCAAAAAGTAATAACAGGGAAAAATCTCCGGGCTCGACAAAAAGCGTGCGGTAGGGGCGGAGCAGAGCCACGCCCCTACGCATTTGTAGAAAAGATCGCGCGTTTTTGACGCAAGAAGATTTGTAAAATTTCTGTAATGTTGCCGAGACAACATACGAAAACCCTGATTTTCTGGTATAGTATCTTTGCCGGGTGGGAAAACCCGGCTGTCCATAACTTAAAAGAGGTGCATAATGACAGATTTCAAACAGTGGGAAGGCTTTGAAGGCCGCATTTGGAAAGAGGAAGTCAACACGCGTGACTTCATCCAGAAGAACTACACCCCTTATGACGGCGATGAGAGCTTCCTCGCCGGTCCGACTGACGCTACCAACAAGCTGTGGGGCGCTCTGCAGAAGCTGCAGAAGGCCGAGCGCGCCAAGGGCGGCGTTCTGGATATGGAGACCGAGGTCGTCTCCGGCCTGACCGCCTACGGCCCCGGCTACATCGACCCCGAGCTGAAGGACCTTGAAAAGGTCGTCGGCCTGCAGACCGACAAGCCGCTCAAGCGCGCCTTCATGCCCTACGGCGGCATCAAGATGGCGGAGCAGGCCTGCACGACCTACGGCTACCAGCCCAGCGAGAAGCTGCACGAGATTTTCACCAAATACTGCCGCACCCATAACCAGGCTGTGTTTGATGCCT
Protein-coding sequences here:
- the typA gene encoding translational GTPase TypA, translating into MIQENLRNVAIIAHVDHGKTTLVDQMLKQSGAFRANQQVAERVMDSGDIERERGITILAKNCSCEYEGVKINIVDTPGHADFGGEVERVLKMVNGVLLLVDAAEGCMPQTRFVLQKALQQNLSLVIAVNKIDRPDARIAEVIDEILELLMDLGATDEQLDSPMVFCSGRNGTASYDWTDPSAGTDLKPLFDTILKYVKAPEGEPDEPLQMLVSSVDYNDFVGRMGVGRVQNGVIKVGSPIQVCDWHNPDVHMSGRITKLFDFKANGREPIESAQAGDIVAFAGLPDISIGNTICDPSKVQPLPFVKINDPTVEMTFSVNDSPFAGKEGKYVTSRQIRDRLMRELLKDVALKVEDSATNDSFRVMGRGEMHLSILIETMRREGYELQVSPPHVLTHEENGKVMEPMERVVIDVPEIYQGNVMTALGARKAILMNMQMMNSRSRIEFRMPSRGLFGYRSQFLTDTHGEGIMNTIFDGYEEWCGDIQTRSTGSLISFETGDAVTYGLFNAQQRGTLIVNAGEKVYAGEVVGYTPTGEDITVNVCKTKHLTNTRASGSDDALRLVPVSKFSLEGCLEFLAPDELLEVTPENLRIRKRILDHDLRMKAASKKNK
- a CDS encoding small multi-drug export protein, whose amino-acid sequence is MLSKYLSVFFISMVPIIELRGAIPVGVGLGLPLWQVYIIAIIGNMIPVPFIFFFARKVLEWGADKPVIGKFFTFCLEKGHKGGEKLKAKAGRGLPWALLLFVGIPLPGTGAWTGTLAASLLDMDFKSSVRACMGGVLLAGCIMGALSVLGVSAFGAVAA
- the eno gene encoding phosphopyruvate hydratase, with product MSYLEIEKVIGREIIDSRGNPTVEAEVWLADGTVGRGAAPSGASTGEFEALELRDGDKSRFGGKGVSKAVENINTVINAALVGLDAADTYAVDAAMLQADGTKDKSNLGANAILAVSIAAARAAAASLELPLYRFLGGVSGNKLPVPMMNILNGGAHAANTVDVQEFMIMPAGAPSFREGLRWCTEVFHALQALLKEKGLATSVGDEGGFAPDLASDEEAIQYILAAIEKAGYQPGRDFVLAMDAASSEWKGSKKGEYKLPKCGKVFTSEELVAHWKQLVEKYPIYSIEDGLDEEDWEGWQQMTKELGGKVQLVGDDLFVTNTERLAKGIGLGCGNSILIKLNQIGSVSETLEAIKMAHKAGYTAIASHRSGETEDTTIADLAVALNTCQIKTGAPSRSERVAKYNQLLRIEEELGRAAQYPGFGAFNIKK
- a CDS encoding acyltransferase, with translation MPMHYRPGLDVVRLAALLPVLCYHYCIEAARLGFAVPTALISRGMADWVELGLAWFFLLSGAALCLQWQGRFALRRYLAGRAAATYPAFWLGFAALFLYGEVLHGNNADIPRWRVIFSLLGLDGYLTPVTVTFYKIGEWFLGVILILYLVFPLLLWCMETQLRRRGLAVCMAALAVVWPLICPAPWEAGHTVLGRLPAFALGVWFGSFLQKDAAPPKWLAAGLLTLPLLRVTAVPRLAVLLAVAAVLFWAVYAAGQRMPARFCPALRRLAGWCYGVYLVHHVLLTLVFLRFVARFNLPLAGMFPVYLAASFALAAVLTAVSRPLGKAIKKLA
- a CDS encoding putative manganese-dependent inorganic diphosphatase; this translates as MANATRHINIIGHQNPDTDSICSALAYAWLKNRGSLNGLYEARRAGHVNRETRFVLQHFGIEAPRLCTDVSPQIKDIDIRKQAGIDGEMSVRAAWNLMRDVEIDTLCIVDSDNELQGLITIKDIADANMDLFDTAVLAAANTRCTNLLETLEAELVVGSADAHIDSGNICIGTSPEIMEELVKPGDIVLVSNRYETQMCAIDCGAQAIVVCCGSAVPRTIIARAQEKGCAVLATPYNTYAAARLISTAAPVRHFMRTKELLKFSVNTPIEDAQKVMASVRHRYFPILDENGKYCGVVSRRNLLNLHRKQLILVDHNERTQAVDGLDEAEILEIIDHHRIGNLETTGPVYFRNVPVGCTATILYQMYQEQGMTPSREIAGLLLSAILSDTLVFRSPTSTPQDEAAAKALAALAGEDIPTYAEQMFEAGADLTGRTAEDVFSSDFKAFSRGDVKFGVGQSTYMTDKSRAAAEALVEPYLPEASRREGLPLIFYMFTDMKTQSTDLMCYGRNAEEIIRDAFHVEPEGSMARLPGVVSRKKQLIPPLLAALQARQ